In the Bombus pyrosoma isolate SC7728 linkage group LG15, ASM1482585v1, whole genome shotgun sequence genome, one interval contains:
- the LOC122575538 gene encoding TBC1 domain family member 7: MADERNFRSSYYEKVGFRSVEEKRSLEILLKERPLDKAKLKQFCLRFTVPTKYRNFLWKVLLDVIPIYIDSHKFIISQRKAEFQDLQKALKVTKILDDYTKPHLMLLTMWLLRTRRAKLDMNTQLEVPLHRAMNRLAETLWHIVDIDSYEEKLVDTYWILCGLLDQVQKFHKEISRLQECTYTLLEREDPELYKHLIKIEALNNIPYDIWFSSCFAGTISNGSIAKIWDKIAVGAYRTLIFVTVVTLTTLRRLLLRCENIDGILDTIANITEETSEVIVNKAIESWQQSGSTLTTIS, from the exons atggCTGATGAACGAAATTTTCGCTCGTCTTATTATGAAAAA GTGGGATTTCGTAGTGTCGAAGAAAAAAGGTctttagaaatattacttaaaGAGCGTCCTTTGGATAAAGCAAAACTGAAACAATTCTGCTTGCGATTTACAGTTCCTACTAAATATAGAAACTTTCTTTGGAAAGTATTATTGGATGTGATACCAATTTATATAGATagtcataaatttataataagtcAGAGAAAAGCAGAATTTCAAGATCTACAAAAAGCTTTAAAGGTTACAAAGATTTTGGATGATTATACAAAACCTCATTTAATGCTCCTTACTATGTGGTTATTGCGCACTAGAAGAGCAAAACTTGACATGAATACTCAATTAGAAGTTCCCTTACACAG AGCTATGAACAGATTGGCTGAAACATTATGGCACATTGTTGACATAGATTCATATGAGGAAAAGTTAGTAGACACATATTGGATATTATGTGGACTTTTAGATCaagtacaaaaatttcataaagaaatCAGTAGATTACAAGAATGCACTTATACTTTGTTAGAGAGAGAAGATCCAGAATTATACAAGCatcttattaaaatagaagCACTTAACAATATTCCATATGACATTTGGTTTTCTTCGTGCTTTGCAGGAACAATATCTAATGGTTCTATAgcaaa aatatGGGATAAAATAGCTGTAGGCGCATATAGAACTTTAATCTTTGTCACTGTAGTCACCCTAACAACTTTAAGAAGACTTTTATTAAGATGTGAAAATATAGATGGTATTTTAGATACTATTGCCAAT aTAACAGAAGAAACATCTGAAGTAATTGTTAACAAAGCAATTGAATCTTGGCAACAGAGTGGTTCAACACTGACAACTATTTCATAA